In Melospiza melodia melodia isolate bMelMel2 chromosome 20, bMelMel2.pri, whole genome shotgun sequence, a single genomic region encodes these proteins:
- the CFAP251 gene encoding cilia- and flagella-associated protein 251, producing the protein MSRDVQPDEAALAAAREKKRASEENEESPFCPRSSPLGYREKHTRHKGSASMVWAATPGMLFRKNRDSSFYPLDLSWVFGYNSSLAVHSLMDGEHRVLLYVSSHTVVIHDILQNRQSHLQGHTNVISCLCVSEDKRWVATADQGPDAMIIVWDSYSGVPVRTIFQSHPEDGLCAIAISQDAKYLVTISAAAVQKVSVWRWTWLTGEPTCSTELDPEFGYQDYVIFNPQNPHEFVSNSKSQVIFYLWDNSGLQYGAPFLINQTFKCVVGQFSQSVFHFNNTQALTATSAGKLVVWDMHEPRTLPEERLPKPHGVTATKVVTMQEESLTVLQVLDSYIVTGDVNGQVKFYDGQLRLLTIYSHDKVGPIQSISFSTILRDVPGALPSSRQPFLTRNFILSTSDATMFHVATDSANFGRIMTEAKKAVNAIACHPQEPLVAVGSHCGLLKVWDYKQTQYLVSRIFTEAGIQCLSYDPEGHLLAAGFTDGSVYILDAISLQSICEEFQCSQGPVTHIGFSHDSKYLATADETYSVTVYKRVLQNESRCWEHLAGLVSHYKPIRGILFGVHPDSHKPRLLSLGEDRQLVEYDLNSSIKDHLVVTHRDRLEQAAVPLCLTWYPQLSTESFFLTANNCYKMKLYNSTTKMCRKTLLGPTYGSPLEKIQILPRTSSADPRQHYLVYITKDKVGLQMLPVDGNPHKSSAFICHPDGAADFAVSHDGRYVFTAGGRERTFMKWKVNLHALDAAAFLGGEDLIPFYNLLDGGREGKFFRDMEDYFYYVQLCSQGIKTLETRQVSTHIPLEEIPSVMRAIGFYPSEEEIEEMINEVKFSKYADTGEEVTKINLDDFIKLYINHRPALGLSMKTIQRAFEVLGYDNKKGDKVIDRGDFLSLLQCRGEQMTEDELTECLITLLGKRPSKEGSELDTHPPTGAAALTEEDIPAEITAEIFVADILGLPIAEPEKKEQKEKEESLTYKGPES; encoded by the exons ATGTCCCGGGATGTGCAGCCTGATGAG GCTGCCcttgctgctgccagggagaagAAAAGAGCATCAGAGGAAAATGAAGAGTCACCATTCTGTCCCCGCTCATCTCCTTTAG GCTACAGGGAGAAGCACACCCGGCACAAAGGCTCTGCCAGCATGGTGTGGGCAGCCACGCCGGGGATGCTGTTCCGGAAGAACAGGGACAGCAGCTTCTACCCCCTT GACCTGTCCTGGGTGTTTGGCTACaacagcagcctggctgtgcacaGCCTAATGGACGGGGAGCACCGGGTGCTCCTGTATGTCTCCTCCCACACAGTGGTCATCCACGACATCCTGCAGAACAGGCAGTCCCACCTGCAG GGCCACACGAATGTCATCTCCTGCCTGTGTGTGAGTGAAGACAAACGCTGGGTTGCGACTGCTGACCAAGGGCCAGATGCAATGATCATCGTGTGGGACTCCTACTCTGG GGTTCCCGTGCGCACCATCTTCCAGAGCCACCCTGAGGATGGGCTCTGTGCCATCGCCATTTCCCAGGATGCCAAGTACTTGGTGAccatcagtgctgctgctgtgcag AAAGTTTCTGTTTGGAGATGGACTTGGCTCACAGGGGAACCCACGTGCAGCACAGAACTGGACCCTGAGTTTGGCTATCAG GATTATGTAATTTTTAACCCTCAGAATCCCCATGAGTTTGTCAGCAACAGCAAAAGCCAGGTGATATTTTACCTGTGG GATAATTCTGGTCTGCAGTATGGGGCACCATTCCTGATCAACCAG ACGTTCAAGTGCGTGGTGGGACAGTTCAGCCAGTCAGTTTTCCACTTTAACAACACCCAAGCCCTGACGGCCACGTCGGCCGGGAAGTTGGTGGTGTGGGACATGCACGAGCCCCGCACCCTCCCCGAGGAGCGGCTGCCCAAACCCCACGGAGTGACAGCCACCAAGGTGGTGACAATGCAGGAGGAGAGCCTTACCGTGCTCCAGGTGTTGGACAG CTATATAGTCACAGGAGATGTGAACGGGCAGGTTAAATTCTACGATGGGCAGCTGCGGCTCCTCACCATCTACAGCCACGACAAAGTGGGTCCCATCCAGTCCATCTCCTTCTCCACAATCCTTCGGGATGTTCCCGGTGCCCTCCCAAGCAGCAGGCAGCCCTTTCTCACCAG GAACTTCATCCTTTCAACCTCTGATGCAACCATGTTCCATGTTGCAACAGACAGCGCAAACTTTGGAAGAATCATGACAGAGGCGAAGAAAGCTGTGAATGCCATTGCCTGCCACCCTCAGGAGCCGCTGGTGGCTGTGGGGAGTCACTGTGGGCTGCTCAAGGTGTGGGACTACAAGCAGACCCAGTACCTCGTCAGCAGGATATTCACTGAGGCTGGAATCCAGTGCTTATCCTATGATCCTGAAG GTCATTTGCTGGCCGCTGGTTTTACTGATGGAAGCGTTTACATCCTTGATGCAATTTCCCTTCAGTCCATCTGCGAGGAATTCCAGTGCTCGCAAGGTCCCGTGACTCACATCGGCTTTTCTCACGATTCCAAGTACCTCGCAACCGCT GATGAGACTTATTCAGTGACTGTTTACAAGAGAGTCCTGCAGAACGAGAGCAGATGCTGGgagcacctggcagggctggtgtCCCACTACAAACCCATCCGGGGCATCCTCTTTGGGGTCCACCCAGACAGCCACAAGCCCCGGCTCCTGAGCCTCGGGGAGGACCGGCAGCTG GTTGAATATGACCTGAACAGCAGCATCAAGGACCACTTGGTggtcacacacagggacaggctggagcaggCTGCAGTGCCCCTGTGCTTGACCTGGTACCCACAGCTCAGCACTGAGTCCTTTTTCCTCACTGCCAACAACTGCTACAAAATGAAGCTCTACAACTCAACAACCAAAATGTGCAG AAAGACCCTTTTGGGACCAACCTATGGCTCCCCCTTGGAGAAGATACAAATCCTCCCTAGGACAAGCTCTGCAGACCCCCGGCAACACTACCTGGTGTACATTACAAAGGACAAG GTGGGTTTGCAGATGCTGCCTGTTGATGGCAACCCCCACAAGTCCTCGGCCTTCATTTGCCACCCGGACGGCGCCGCTGACTTTGCCGTCTCCCACGACGGCCGCTACGTCTTCACAGCCGGGGGCAGGGAGCGCACGTTCATGAAATGGAAGGTCAACCTACA TGCCTTGGATGCTGCTGCTTTCCTGGGTGGGGAGGACCTGATCCCATTCTACAACCTCCTGGATGGTGGCAGAGAAGGCAAATTCTTCAGG GACATGGAGGACTATTTTTACTACGTACAGCTGTGCAGCCAAGGTATCAAAACACTGGAGACCAGACAGGTGTCAACACATATTCCCTTGGAGGAAATTCCTTCTGTCATGAGAGCAATAGGATTTTATCCATCAGAGGAAGAG ATTGAAGAAATGATAAATGAAGTAAAATTCAGCAAGTATGCAGATACTGGAGAAGAAGTGACAAAAATCAACTTAGATGATTTTATCAAACTTTATATAAATCATCGACCTGCACTCGGCTTGTCAATGAAAACCATACAACGAGCATTTGAGGTTCTTGGTTATGATAACAAGAAGGGAGACAAAGTTATTGACAGAGGAGACTTCCTGTCACTGCTTCAGTGCAGAG GGGAGCAGATGACAGAGGATGAGCTGACTGAGTGTCTGATCACCCTGCTGGGCAAGAGACCCAGCAAAGAAGGATCTGAGCTGGACACCCACCCTCCCACAG GTGCAGCAGCTTTGACTGAAGAAGACATTCCAGCAGAAATCACAGCAGAGATATTTGTTGCAGACATTCTTGGCTTACCTATTGCTGAAccagaaaaaaaagaacagaaggaaaaagaagaatcTTTGACCTACAAAGGCCCAGAATCATAG
- the PSMD9 gene encoding 26S proteasome non-ATPase regulatory subunit 9, translated as MADPGGGRPVTVSDVQQLVRRKDEIEAQIKACYELLEGQKGVGMHEPLVDAEGFPRSDIDLYQVRTARHNIICLQNDHKAVMKQVEEALHKLHAREKEKHARDEAEALAEAMSQSQSLPQAFAKVNSVSPGSPASVSGLQVDDEIVEFGSVNANNFQNLQNIATVVQHSEGRPLSVTVIRGGRRVHVGLTPKRWAGKGLLGCNIIPLQR; from the exons ATGGCGGATCCCGGCGGGGGCCGCCCGGTCACCGTCAGCGATGTGCAGCAGCTGGTGCGGCGCAAGGACGAGATTGAAGCCCAGATCAAGGCGTGCTACGAGCTCCTGGAGGGG CAAAAGGGCGTCGGGATGCACGAGCCGCTGGTGGACGCCGAGGGCTTCCCCCGCTCGGACATCGACCTGTACCAAGTGCGCACCGCCCGGCACAACATCATCT GTTTGCAGAATGATCACAAGGCCGTGATGAAACAGGTGGAGGAAGCTCTGCACAAGCTGCATGCCCGGGAGAAGGAGAAACACGCCAGGGATGAGGCAGAGGCCTTGGCTGAGGCCATgagccagagccagagcctgCCCCAGGCCTTTGCCAAAGTGAACTCCGTCAGCCCCGGCTCTCCCGCCAGCGTCTCG GGACTTCAAGTTGATGATGAGATTGTGGAGTTTGGATCTGTCAATGCAAACAACTTCCAGAACCTGCAGAACATTGCCACGGTGGTGCAGCACAGCGAGGGG aGACCCCTGAGTGTGACAGTGATCCGTGGGGGCAGAAGGGTGCACGTGGGGCTGACTCCAAAGCGCTGGGCAGGGAAGGGCCTCCTGGG CTGCAATATCATTCCTTTACAAAGATGA
- the HPD gene encoding 4-hydroxyphenylpyruvate dioxygenase, with amino-acid sequence MTSYTDKGEKPQRGRFIHFHSITFWVGNAKQAASYYCNKLGFEELAYRGLETGSREVVSHVIKQDKIVFVFSSALNPGNEEMGEHLVKHGDGVKDVAFEVEDCDFIVQKAKERGAVVVKEPWVEQDKFGKVKFAVIQTYGDTTHTLIEKLNYKGLFLPGYHPPLFKDPLLPKLPSGKLSFVDHVVGNQPDLQMVPVADWYQKNLLFHRFWSVDDKQLHTEFSALRSIVVTNYEETIKMPINEPAPGKKKSQIQEYVDYYGGAGVQHIALNTPDIISAITNLKQRGMQFMDVPSSYYQVLRERLKTAKIKVKENIDKLAELKILVDFDEKGYLLQIFTKPVQDRPTVFLEVIQRHNHQGFGAGNFKSLFEAIEMDQDARGNLTVLEPNGETRRM; translated from the exons ATG ACGTCCTACACAGACAAGGGAGAAAAG CCCCAACGAGGTCGCTTCATCCACTTCCACTCCATCACCTTCTGGGTCGGCAATGCCAAGCAG GCTGCATCCTACTACTGCAACAAGCTGGGCTTCGAGGAGCTGGCCTACCGCGGGCTGGAGACCGGCAGCAGGGAGGTGGTGTCACACGTCATCAAGCAGGACAAG ATCGTGTTTGTTTTCTCCTCCGCTCTGAACCCAGGGAATGAGG AGATGGGGGAGCACCTGGTGAAGCACGGGGACGGCGTGAAGGACGTGGCCTTTGAGGTGGAGGACTGTGACTTCATCGTGCAG AAAGCCAAGGAGCGCGGTGCTGTGGTGGTGAAGGAGCCGTGGGTGGAGCAGGACAAATTTGGGAAGGTGAAATTCGCAGTGATCCAGACG TACGGTGACACCACCCACACCTTGATAGAAAAGCTCAACTACAAGGGCCTGTTCCTCCCTGGGTACCACCCACCCCTCTTCAAGGACCCCCTGCTGCCCAAGCT ACCAAGTGGCAAGCTCAGCTTTGTTGATCACGTTGTGGGGAACCAGCCTGACCTCCAGATGGTCCCAGTGGCAGACTG GTACCAGAAGAACCTGCTCTTCCACCGCTTCTGGTCAGTGGATGACAAGCAGCTGCACACCGAGTTCAGTGCCCTGCGCTCCATCGTGGTCACCAACTACGAGGAGACCATCAAGATGCCCATCAACGAGCCAGCCCCTGGCAAGAAGAAATCCCAGATTCAG GAATACGTTGATTACTACGGAGGGGCTGGAGTTCAGCACATCGCACTGAACACCCCCGACATCATCTCAGCG ATCACCAACCTGAAGCAGAGGGGCATGCAGTTCATGGATGTGCCCTCCAGCTACTACCAGGTGCTGCGGGAGAGGCTCAAAACTGCCAAAATCAAAGTGAAGGAGAACATTGACAAGCTGGCG GAGCTGAAAATCCTGGTGGATTTTGATGAAAAAGGCTACTTGCTGCAGATCTTCACCAAACCAGTCCAAGACAGACCCACGGTGTTTCTGGAGGTGATCCAGAGGCACAACCACCAG GGCTTCGGTGCTGGGAACTTCAAGTCTCTGTTTGAGGCCATTGAAATGGATCAGGATGCCAGAGGAAACCTGACTGTGCTGGAGCCCAATGGGGAGACCAGGAGGATGTAG